From a single Gimesia fumaroli genomic region:
- the rny gene encoding ribonuclease Y, giving the protein MFTQVAIGSALAFIVGAVIGYFIDRIRRGSAYQSYAQILKQAELDSENLLKSQKLEAKEELLKRRESLEEEVNKQREELWAVEKKLSKRENALEDQQADFLKKEAMIQTTQSKLASRSKAVEAREQELERALKKQQEELFKISGLDRETASQMLLDRLDKDLKNETGALILKHQNELKQSCDKIARETIGMAVQRFASGHVAETTVSTVDLPEEEMKGRIIGREGRNIRAFEKATGVDVIVDDTPGVVVVSAFDNVRRQIGKMSLQKLVNDGRIHPARIEEVVEETQKELEEYIQTMGQSACQEVNISGVNPKIVDLLGRLHFRTSYSQNVLRHSIEVSALTGIMAEQLGLDGTIARRCGLFHDIGKAADHEMEGGHPAVGAQLLKRYGESQEVVHAAAGHHDDIRPDYIYTVLVAAADACSASRPGARRDTLEKYVRRLEELETLVCGFPGVDHTYAIQAGREVRVIVDADQVNDREAAKMCKDIAKAIEDTLTYPGEIRVTVMRESRTVEYAR; this is encoded by the coding sequence ATGTTTACTCAAGTCGCTATTGGGTCTGCTCTGGCCTTCATTGTCGGGGCCGTCATTGGTTATTTCATAGACCGCATTCGCCGCGGATCTGCTTACCAGTCTTATGCTCAGATTTTGAAACAGGCGGAACTCGATTCGGAAAATCTGCTCAAAAGCCAGAAATTGGAAGCCAAAGAAGAATTATTGAAGCGTCGGGAATCGCTTGAGGAAGAAGTCAATAAGCAGCGTGAAGAGCTGTGGGCCGTTGAAAAGAAGCTTAGCAAGCGAGAGAACGCGTTAGAGGATCAACAGGCAGACTTCCTCAAAAAAGAAGCGATGATACAGACAACCCAGTCCAAGCTGGCATCCCGTTCCAAAGCGGTCGAAGCCCGAGAGCAGGAGTTGGAACGGGCTCTGAAAAAACAGCAGGAAGAGTTATTTAAAATCAGTGGTCTCGATCGGGAAACCGCATCGCAAATGCTGCTGGACCGTCTGGATAAAGACCTCAAAAATGAGACGGGTGCACTCATTCTGAAGCATCAGAATGAACTGAAACAAAGTTGTGACAAAATTGCCCGCGAGACCATCGGCATGGCAGTGCAGCGGTTTGCTTCAGGACATGTTGCAGAAACCACCGTTTCCACTGTCGATTTACCTGAAGAAGAGATGAAAGGCCGGATTATCGGTCGCGAGGGGCGCAATATTCGTGCGTTTGAAAAAGCGACCGGCGTGGATGTGATCGTCGATGATACGCCCGGAGTGGTTGTGGTCTCTGCCTTTGACAATGTCCGGCGACAGATCGGAAAAATGTCGCTACAGAAACTGGTCAACGATGGGCGAATTCACCCGGCACGCATTGAAGAAGTCGTCGAGGAAACTCAGAAAGAACTGGAAGAATACATTCAGACTATGGGGCAGAGTGCCTGCCAGGAAGTGAATATTTCTGGTGTGAATCCAAAAATTGTCGACTTGCTGGGGCGATTGCATTTCCGAACCAGCTACAGTCAAAATGTATTACGGCATTCGATTGAGGTGTCTGCTTTGACCGGGATTATGGCAGAGCAACTGGGCCTGGATGGAACGATTGCCCGTCGCTGTGGCTTGTTTCATGACATTGGAAAAGCGGCCGACCATGAAATGGAAGGCGGTCACCCTGCTGTCGGGGCGCAGTTATTAAAACGTTATGGCGAGTCGCAGGAAGTCGTGCATGCCGCCGCCGGACATCATGATGATATCCGGCCCGACTATATCTATACCGTGCTGGTCGCTGCTGCCGACGCCTGTTCGGCATCGCGTCCCGGGGCTCGTCGCGATACTTTGGAAAAATACGTGCGTCGTCTGGAAGAGCTGGAAACACTCGTATGTGGTTTTCCGGGAGTGGATCATACCTATGCGATTCAGGCAGGCCGCGAAGTCCGCGTGATTGTGGATGCCGACCAGGTGAACGACCGCGAAGCAGCAAAGATGTGCAAGGATATCGCCAAAGCCATTGAAGATACGTTGACCTATCCGGGTGAGATTCGCGTCACCGTGATGCGGGAATCACGTACGGTCGAGTATGCCCGTTAA
- a CDS encoding FMN-binding negative transcriptional regulator — protein sequence MYVPASFAETDLNVLHQFLEQHSFATLVTQQNHGPLASHLPLLLDRNTGKQGQLLGHFAKVNPQNKTTQQEQVLAIFHGPHAYISPTWYEAANTVPTWNYQAVHVYGRYSAIDDPDELKAVIEKTVTFYEASEKTPWSMQNADPDFIDQLLQGIVGFKVEIERIEGKFKLSQNHPVERREKVIKALKEQRHDDSQAIAALMQSQLPR from the coding sequence ATGTATGTGCCTGCTTCTTTTGCCGAAACAGACCTTAACGTACTGCATCAATTTCTAGAGCAACATAGTTTTGCGACACTGGTCACTCAACAGAATCATGGGCCACTCGCCAGTCACCTGCCGCTCCTGCTGGATCGCAATACGGGAAAACAGGGGCAACTTCTGGGACATTTTGCCAAGGTCAATCCTCAAAACAAAACAACACAACAAGAGCAGGTACTGGCCATTTTTCATGGTCCCCACGCCTACATCTCTCCCACCTGGTATGAAGCGGCCAACACGGTACCTACCTGGAATTATCAGGCCGTGCATGTTTATGGCCGATATTCTGCGATTGATGATCCTGATGAATTAAAAGCCGTCATCGAAAAAACAGTGACATTCTATGAAGCGTCTGAGAAAACTCCGTGGTCGATGCAGAATGCAGACCCGGATTTCATCGATCAACTCCTGCAAGGCATCGTCGGCTTTAAAGTTGAGATTGAACGTATCGAAGGCAAATTCAAACTGAGCCAGAACCATCCCGTGGAGCGGCGGGAAAAAGTCATCAAGGCCTTAAAAGAGCAACGCCACGATGACTCGCAAGCCATCGCGGCGCTGATGCAATCTCAGTTACCCCGCTGA